AAAATTCAATTACAAGATTCAAAAAAACAAATTAGAATATTTAATTTATTCTAATGGACATTTTTTGAAATTTAAACTTCAAGATGAAAGCAAATTGCAAAATAAAATTGAAACTTTGCTAAAAAATGAACTTTTATTATATTTAAAAAAAAGAGTTCAAACATTTGAAAAAATAATGAATGTAGATGCAAATTATAATGTTGTTATAAGAAAAAAAACATCAGCTTGAGCTTCTAATTATTATAAAAAGAAAAATATTATTTTTTCAAATAAATTATTATTATTTTCAAAAACAATTATTGATTATGTAATAATTCATGAATTAGCTCATCATTTTTTTCAAAATCATTCAAAAGATTTTTGACAATTAGTTAAAAAATATTGCCCTGAGTTCAAAGAAATGAAAGAAAAATTAAAAAAGAAACAATTATTATAAAAAAGGTAATTTATGAAAAAAGAAAATATATATGTTTGTGGCCCTACTGTTTATGATTTTGTTCATATTGGTAATATGCGAACAGTAATGTTTTTTGATATATGAAATAGAGTAAAAAAATATTTTAATTATCAAATTAATTATCTTCATAATATCACAGATATAGATGACAAAATAATTAACAAAGCAATCCAAGAGCAAAAGGACGAAAAAGAAATTAGTGAATTTTATACAAATGAATATCTAAAACTTTTTAGTTTATTTAATATTGAAAAACCAACTAAATTAGTTAAAGTTACAGAAAATT
This Mesomycoplasma neurolyticum DNA region includes the following protein-coding sequences:
- a CDS encoding YgjP-like metallopeptidase domain-containing protein, whose protein sequence is MNKIFFISINNKKIEINFKIQKKPNYKIYVKNEKIYFMSPVNLSEKKIKEIIEKNLEIIKKELDKSKISNFIDTQNNFYYLFGKKFNYKIQKNKLEYLIYSNGHFLKFKLQDESKLQNKIETLLKNELLLYLKKRVQTFEKIMNVDANYNVVIRKKTSAWASNYYKKKNIIFSNKLLLFSKTIIDYVIIHELAHHFFQNHSKDFWQLVKKYCPEFKEMKEKLKKKQLL